A DNA window from Bacteroides cellulosilyticus contains the following coding sequences:
- a CDS encoding NUDIX hydrolase: MNNYYSSNPTFYVGIDCIIFGFNEGELSLLLLKRNFQPAMGEWSLMGGFVQQGESVDNAAKRVLAELTGLENVYMEQVGSFGEVERDPGERVISVAYYALININEYDRELVHQHNAYWVNINELPPLIFDHPQMVKQARELMQQKASTEPIGFNLLPKLFTLSQLQSLYEAIYGEQIDKRNFRKRIAEMDYIEKTDKIDKTGSKRGAALYKFNEKAYRKAPIFKL; the protein is encoded by the coding sequence ATGAATAACTATTATAGTTCAAATCCGACCTTTTACGTTGGTATCGACTGCATCATCTTCGGTTTCAACGAAGGAGAACTGAGCCTGTTATTGCTGAAACGAAACTTTCAGCCGGCAATGGGTGAATGGTCTCTGATGGGTGGATTCGTGCAACAAGGTGAAAGTGTGGATAATGCTGCCAAACGTGTACTGGCGGAACTCACCGGCTTGGAAAATGTATATATGGAGCAAGTAGGGTCGTTCGGCGAAGTGGAACGTGATCCGGGAGAACGGGTTATCTCTGTTGCTTACTATGCATTGATCAACATCAACGAGTACGACCGCGAACTGGTGCACCAGCATAATGCCTACTGGGTAAACATCAATGAATTACCGCCTTTGATCTTCGACCATCCGCAAATGGTGAAACAAGCACGGGAATTAATGCAACAAAAAGCATCAACAGAGCCTATCGGCTTCAACCTGTTACCGAAGTTATTCACGCTGTCTCAACTGCAAAGCCTCTACGAAGCTATTTACGGCGAACAGATAGACAAGCGTAACTTCCGTAAACGGATAGCCGAAATGGACTACATTGAAAAAACAGATAAGATTGATAAAACAGGTTCCAAACGCGGAGCTGCCTTATACAAATTCAATGAAAAGGCATACCGCAAGGCACCGATTTTTAAACTGTGA